One region of Sphingomonas kaistensis genomic DNA includes:
- a CDS encoding fasciclin domain-containing protein — translation MRRLVATSLAALLLASCGQGDGGNQSAGNTDLETNAAVASGARSQDLAALVGGNPRLAQLVKAAGMEPVLAGKEPYTLLLPSGAALDKLDKATWEGLDQPAQKARITALLRGHILPGTILAADLNRAVENGNGKATIATMAGEPLTVTREGDGLKIAGPGGQSARIVGAEQPARNGVVHEIDSVLAPAS, via the coding sequence ATGCGCCGCCTCGTAGCGACAAGCCTTGCCGCCCTCCTGCTCGCTTCGTGCGGGCAGGGGGACGGGGGCAACCAGTCGGCCGGTAACACCGACCTCGAAACCAACGCCGCCGTGGCGTCCGGGGCCCGCTCGCAGGACCTTGCGGCGCTGGTCGGCGGCAACCCAAGGCTTGCCCAGCTGGTCAAGGCCGCGGGGATGGAGCCGGTGCTTGCGGGCAAGGAGCCGTACACGCTCCTGCTGCCCAGCGGCGCGGCGCTCGACAAGCTCGACAAGGCCACCTGGGAAGGCCTCGACCAGCCAGCGCAAAAGGCCAGGATCACGGCGCTGCTGCGGGGTCACATCCTGCCCGGCACCATCCTCGCCGCGGACCTCAACCGCGCCGTCGAGAACGGCAATGGCAAGGCCACCATCGCCACCATGGCCGGAGAACCGCTGACCGTGACCCGCGAGGGCGACGGTCTCAAGATCGCCGGTCCGGGCGGCCAGTCCGCGCGGATCGTCGGCGCCGAACAGCCCGCCCGCAACGGCGTGGTGCACGAAATCGATTCGGTGCTCGCCCCCGCGAGCTGA